Proteins from a genomic interval of Gossypium hirsutum isolate 1008001.06 chromosome A09, Gossypium_hirsutum_v2.1, whole genome shotgun sequence:
- the LOC107889935 gene encoding uncharacterized protein, whose protein sequence is MRIICWNCRGVGNPATVHDLKQLLVANDPDIIFLCETKSNANKFDSVRRKCRMEGCLAVNAEGRSRGLVMMWKDSKQVEIQTYSSNHIDSLIHVENDRPIHFKSFYGNADPNKRQSSWNMLRRVGQMVNEKWIIGGDFNALFDEAEKEGGRRKATILMEDFHSIIDELSMVDLKIDNGWLTWVNNREGTTRVKERLDRFLMSANAVNSFPFLETRVIRQSSSDHDAISLDTDGRRPRDGLRDPRLSFEYDVCWARNEEAKMIIKEAWQRGSQDTLEKISIVGNELGRWQYKKLKQMRNQIGSLQAKINCTIDGQGSNHEGNKLKAMRLKLGNLLDIEEKFWA, encoded by the coding sequence ATGAGGATAATATGTTGGAACTGTCGTGGGGTTGGAAACCCTGCGACAGTTCATGATTTGAAGCAACTTCTCGTTGCAAATGATCCGGATATTATTTTCCTTTGTGAGACTAAAAGCAATGCTAACAAATTTGATTCTGTTCGTAGGAAGTGTAGAATGGAGGGATGCTTGGCTGTGAACGCAGAAGGCAGAAGTAGGGGGCTGGTTATGATGTGGAAAGATAGCAAACAGGTCGAAATTCAAACCTATTCCAGCAACCATATTGACTCGTTGATCCATGTTGAGAATGACCGCCCCATTCACTTCAAGAGTTTTTATGGTAATGCTGACCCTAATAAAAGACAGAGCTCTTGGAATATGCTTAGAAGGGTTGGTCAGATGGTGAATGAAAAGTGGATCATTGGGGGTGACTTTAATGCTTTATTTGATGAGGCAGAAAAAGAAGGGGGTAGGAGAAAGGCAACTATTCTTATGGAGGACTTTCACTCTATTATTGATGAGCTGTCGATGGTGGATTTGAAGATCGACAATGGGTGGCTCACCTGGGTCAACAACAGGGAGGGCACAACCAGGGTTAAAGAAAGGCTTGACCGATTCCTTATGTCCGCCAATGCTGTTAACAGCTTCCCTTTCCTGGAAACGAGGGTGATTCGGCAGTCCAGCTCTGACCATGATGCTATCAGTTTAGACACGGATGGTAGGAGGCCGAGAGATGGTCTTAGGGATCCTAGACTATCTTTTGAGTATGACGTTTGCTGGGCTAGAAATGAGGAAGCTAAAATGATTATCAAGGAAGCTTGGCAGCGTGGTTCCCAGGATACTTTGGAGAAGATTTCGATTGTGGGCAATGAGCTTGGAAGGTGGCAGTATAAGAAGCTTAAGCAAATGCGGAATCAAATTGGGTCGCTGCAGGCGAAGATAAATTGTACTATTGATGGCCAGGGGAGCAACCATGAGGGTAATAAACTCAAAGCTATGCGTTTAAAGCTTGGCAATTTACTGGATATTGAGGAGAAATTCTGGGCttaa